A region from the Sphingomonas sp. S2-65 genome encodes:
- a CDS encoding alkaline phosphatase D family protein, whose protein sequence is MALMINRRGLVLGAGLGLGALLVPGGQALAAQMLGAQGFTHSVASGEPAADSMLLWTRYVPRGGVDSVRLEAEVSLDAEFSRPIPAGTIRTGGYRDWTAKITVDGLRPGTVYYYRFIAPDGSKSPVGRTKTLPVGHVRSFGLAVFSCSNLPYGRFNAYGHAAARDDLDLWLHVGDYIYENGTATVNPDKSIAGRGLAPDHEILALADYRMRYACYRADPDLQRLHQVAPMVALWDDHESANDSWEGGAANHQPATEGDWNIRRAAAVQVYREWMPVSDEPWKAYPIGTLATLYRTESRLLARTQPLDINAAFKSGDANALSAFRDGPWRDPSLTMLGTTQESWLAHALRANARTTAWQLVGMGTIIGRTVMPREIVDWLKPGTKKSTVDRYRDGIRAAAQGLPMWMDRWDGYPAARARLLQAAQRADADLVMLAGDSHNAWAYSLVEGGKPAGVEFAGQAVTSGGIEGDLGVDPAVSAAGFVAANPELDWADTSRRGYMMVDVTPRRVTGNWLFLRTTQERDLALSGTHRMHVERGRRVLAA, encoded by the coding sequence ATGGCTCTTATGATCAATCGCCGCGGGCTGGTGCTCGGCGCGGGGCTTGGGCTCGGCGCGCTGCTGGTCCCCGGAGGGCAGGCGCTCGCCGCGCAAATGCTCGGCGCGCAGGGTTTCACCCATAGCGTGGCGAGCGGCGAACCCGCGGCGGACTCGATGCTGCTGTGGACGCGCTATGTGCCCCGCGGCGGCGTAGACAGCGTGCGGCTCGAGGCCGAGGTGTCGCTTGATGCAGAGTTCAGCCGGCCGATCCCCGCCGGCACGATCCGCACCGGCGGGTATCGCGACTGGACTGCCAAGATCACCGTCGACGGCCTGCGACCGGGCACCGTCTATTATTATCGCTTCATCGCTCCCGACGGCAGCAAGTCGCCCGTCGGCCGGACGAAGACGCTGCCGGTAGGCCACGTGCGCAGCTTCGGCCTTGCGGTCTTTTCCTGCTCCAACCTGCCTTATGGCCGGTTCAACGCGTATGGCCATGCCGCGGCGCGCGACGATCTCGACCTGTGGCTGCATGTCGGCGACTATATCTACGAGAACGGCACCGCGACGGTGAACCCGGACAAGTCGATCGCCGGGCGCGGGCTCGCCCCCGATCACGAGATCCTCGCGCTCGCCGATTATCGGATGCGCTATGCCTGCTATCGCGCCGATCCCGACCTGCAGCGGCTGCATCAGGTCGCGCCGATGGTGGCGCTGTGGGACGATCATGAGTCCGCGAACGACAGCTGGGAGGGTGGCGCCGCCAACCATCAGCCCGCGACCGAAGGCGACTGGAACATCCGCCGCGCTGCCGCGGTGCAGGTCTATCGCGAATGGATGCCGGTGTCGGACGAGCCCTGGAAGGCCTATCCGATCGGCACCCTGGCGACGCTGTACCGCACCGAATCGCGCCTGCTCGCCCGCACCCAACCGCTCGACATCAACGCCGCCTTCAAGTCGGGCGACGCCAATGCGCTGTCCGCGTTCCGTGACGGGCCGTGGCGCGATCCTTCGCTGACGATGCTCGGCACCACCCAGGAAAGCTGGCTTGCGCATGCGTTGCGGGCGAACGCGCGCACCACGGCGTGGCAGCTGGTCGGCATGGGGACGATCATCGGCCGCACGGTGATGCCGCGCGAGATCGTCGATTGGCTCAAGCCGGGTACCAAGAAGAGCACTGTCGATCGCTATCGCGACGGCATCCGCGCCGCCGCGCAGGGCCTGCCGATGTGGATGGACCGCTGGGACGGCTATCCTGCCGCCCGCGCGCGGCTGCTCCAGGCAGCGCAGCGTGCCGATGCCGACCTCGTCATGCTGGCGGGCGACAGCCACAATGCCTGGGCCTATTCGCTCGTCGAGGGTGGCAAGCCTGCGGGCGTCGAGTTCGCCGGACAGGCAGTGACGTCGGGAGGCATCGAAGGCGATCTGGGCGTCGATCCGGCGGTCTCGGCCGCGGGCTTCGTCGCCGCCAATCCCGAGCTCGACTGGGCCGATACCAGCCGGCGCGGCTATATGATGGTCGACGTCACGCCGCGGCGCGTGACGGGCAACTGGCTGTTCCTGCGAACGACCCAGGAGCGTGACCTCGCGCTTTCGGGAACCCACCGCATGCATGTCGAGCGCGGCCGCCGCGTGCTGGCTGCCTGA
- a CDS encoding amidohydrolase family protein, producing the protein MLAAAAHAREPDIASRILPPRAAPGEAVRPYVRVDAPVIVLRHVRVIDGTGATAQANRTLVIENGRIAAIGGPELAAPAGATVLDLTGRSVMPGIVGMHDHLYYIARPGLDSDGHAHGPSPLVPQMTFSSPRMYLAAGVTTIRTTGSVEPYADLNLKAQIDAGAVPGPHMDVTAPYLEGPGSPFVQMHLLRDAADARRFVAFWADQGATSFKAYMNITRAQLRAAIDEAHRHGMKLTGHLCSVTYPEAAALGIDNLEHGFWANTQGDPGKAPDTCPATVGAPTLAAMDPDGADAKALIARLVAAKVAVTSTLPVFEPSAPSYRPLSPKMLATLTPQARNDYLYLRTQALSAAPERKAARAKLWANELRMERAFAAAGGLLIAGPDPTGAGNVLPGFGDQRAVELLVDAGFTPLEAIRIGTLNGATYLGLADRIGSIAVGKNADLVVVEGDPSTRIDDIEKVEIVFKDGVGFDSGRLLDAVRGRYGQY; encoded by the coding sequence ATGCTTGCCGCAGCAGCCCACGCGAGGGAGCCCGATATCGCCAGTCGGATCCTGCCGCCTCGCGCCGCGCCGGGCGAAGCGGTGCGCCCCTATGTACGAGTGGACGCGCCGGTCATCGTGCTGCGCCATGTGCGCGTCATCGATGGCACCGGGGCGACGGCGCAGGCGAACCGGACATTGGTGATCGAGAACGGCAGGATCGCCGCGATCGGCGGGCCTGAACTGGCGGCGCCGGCGGGTGCGACCGTGCTCGACCTGACGGGACGCAGCGTCATGCCGGGCATCGTCGGCATGCACGATCACCTCTATTACATCGCCCGGCCAGGGCTGGACTCGGATGGCCACGCACATGGCCCGAGCCCGCTCGTGCCGCAGATGACCTTTTCGTCGCCGCGCATGTACCTGGCGGCAGGCGTCACGACGATCCGCACCACCGGCAGCGTCGAACCCTATGCCGATCTCAACCTGAAGGCGCAGATCGACGCCGGCGCGGTACCGGGCCCGCACATGGACGTGACCGCGCCGTATCTGGAAGGGCCGGGCAGCCCGTTCGTCCAGATGCACCTGCTGCGCGACGCGGCAGATGCGCGCCGGTTCGTGGCGTTCTGGGCGGACCAGGGTGCGACCTCGTTCAAGGCGTATATGAACATCACCCGCGCCCAGCTCCGGGCGGCGATCGACGAAGCGCATCGCCACGGCATGAAGCTTACCGGGCATCTCTGCTCGGTGACCTACCCGGAAGCCGCGGCGCTGGGCATCGACAATCTGGAGCATGGCTTTTGGGCGAATACCCAGGGCGATCCGGGGAAAGCTCCCGACACGTGCCCGGCAACCGTCGGCGCGCCGACCCTGGCGGCCATGGACCCGGACGGTGCGGACGCGAAGGCGCTGATCGCCAGGCTGGTTGCCGCCAAGGTCGCGGTCACGTCGACGCTGCCCGTCTTCGAGCCGAGCGCGCCAAGCTATCGTCCGCTGTCGCCCAAGATGCTCGCGACGCTGACCCCGCAAGCGCGGAACGATTACCTCTACCTTCGTACCCAGGCGCTGAGCGCCGCGCCCGAGCGCAAGGCGGCAAGGGCGAAGCTCTGGGCCAACGAGCTGCGCATGGAGCGCGCATTCGCGGCGGCCGGCGGGCTGCTGATCGCCGGTCCGGACCCGACCGGCGCGGGCAATGTGCTGCCGGGCTTCGGCGACCAGCGCGCAGTGGAGCTTCTGGTTGACGCCGGATTCACACCGCTGGAGGCGATCCGCATCGGTACGCTCAACGGCGCGACCTATCTGGGACTGGCCGACCGCATCGGCTCGATCGCAGTGGGCAAGAATGCCGACCTGGTCGTGGTGGAGGGCGATCCCTCCACGCGGATCGACGACATCGAGAAGGTGGAGATCGTGTTCAAGGACGGGGTGGGGTTCGACAGCGGCAGACTGC
- a CDS encoding TonB-dependent receptor, translating to MSHRSRLLWATLPFTTFALAAAFPASAQTADPAPAPQAEEQTDEVVVTGTYARSLAAATETKRQAAYGVDSINSTDIGKFPTQNVAEALQLVTGVAITRPRGEGLYVSVRGLGPQFQSTLLNGRSVALNDLIENGGANGRQFRFEMLPAEFVSQIDVVKTPTADMTEGALGGNIDVKTFRPLDVGTKTTLNLRGTYTTMTDKVKPNATALTSYKSADGTFGLLAGAQYWAKEVRNDRWYQAGWNLDKFVPALGRGFYTPTRTRPTVETENRERLSGLVSAQWQPTPELQTTLDVLATRLDVAYDEYGLDIYPDDPGTTIVPGSVKLDGDTVVGATINNVRFMGTREYSLNRHDLLTVGLKQSWKPEGWDISANVNWSYAHSFHPSYDVGTVRSRIQFFAPLTYDASGGYKVIPTFTTPTDPNKPANFVLYPFNIAPKNSKDWDSYARLDVGREMGGFLSKIAAGGEYHWRKRDYARRDFTVDPGKVPLNTFAPNGYEAMPFDDFLDGVSGNAPRNWLVPITDVFYDKLFTSAVANAPLSAGDRRASYIVTEKTASGYVRADYALPLGSVDVTGNVGVRYVHTDQVASGTLTIGTAPTPASFPQTFSNWLPSFNLRAELSPTLVARLAASRVLTRPNVTQSAPQISVSTDAPTASGGNPELKPFLATQFDGSLEWYFSRKGSVTGALFYKAMDDYITAQNINVEIPGRGTILLSTQVNGGDAKVYGAEAAYNQVFDFLPAPFDGLGFQASYTHTSVKANYTAGARPIKDELIGLSKNSFNMVGFYDYGPFSARLSYVWRDKYLAGTGSTTQAPNYIDAFGSLDGNVSFRLTDKTMLSLEAINIAGARQYSYNDREVRFGEIHYWGRTVLFGIRTEF from the coding sequence ATGTCGCATCGTTCGCGCCTGCTTTGGGCGACGCTTCCGTTCACCACCTTCGCTTTGGCGGCCGCGTTTCCCGCAAGCGCGCAGACGGCGGACCCTGCTCCCGCGCCACAAGCCGAAGAGCAGACCGACGAAGTGGTGGTGACCGGCACCTATGCCCGCAGCCTTGCCGCCGCGACGGAGACCAAGCGCCAGGCCGCGTACGGCGTCGATTCGATCAATTCGACCGACATCGGCAAGTTCCCTACCCAGAATGTCGCCGAGGCGCTGCAGCTGGTGACGGGCGTCGCGATCACCCGCCCGCGCGGCGAGGGCCTGTATGTCAGCGTCCGCGGCCTTGGGCCGCAGTTCCAGAGCACGCTGCTCAACGGCCGCTCGGTCGCGCTCAACGACCTGATCGAGAATGGCGGCGCCAATGGCCGGCAGTTCCGATTCGAGATGCTGCCCGCCGAGTTCGTGTCGCAGATCGACGTGGTGAAGACCCCGACCGCCGACATGACCGAGGGCGCGCTCGGCGGCAACATCGACGTCAAGACCTTCCGCCCGCTGGACGTCGGTACCAAGACCACGCTCAACCTGCGCGGCACCTACACGACGATGACCGACAAGGTGAAGCCGAACGCCACGGCGCTCACCAGCTACAAGAGCGCCGACGGCACTTTCGGCCTGCTCGCCGGCGCGCAATATTGGGCCAAGGAAGTGCGCAACGACCGCTGGTACCAGGCCGGCTGGAACCTCGACAAGTTCGTCCCGGCGCTCGGCCGCGGTTTCTATACGCCGACCCGCACCCGGCCGACGGTCGAGACCGAGAACCGCGAGCGGCTGTCAGGCCTGGTGTCGGCGCAGTGGCAGCCCACGCCCGAGCTCCAGACCACGCTGGACGTGCTCGCGACGCGGCTGGACGTCGCCTATGACGAATATGGCCTCGACATCTATCCCGACGATCCCGGGACCACGATCGTCCCCGGATCGGTCAAGCTGGACGGCGACACCGTGGTCGGCGCGACGATCAACAATGTCCGCTTCATGGGCACGCGCGAATACAGCCTCAACCGGCACGACTTGCTGACCGTCGGTCTCAAGCAGAGCTGGAAGCCCGAGGGCTGGGATATCTCGGCGAACGTCAACTGGTCCTACGCGCACAGCTTCCACCCGAGCTACGACGTCGGCACGGTGCGCAGCCGCATCCAGTTCTTCGCGCCGCTGACCTATGACGCGTCGGGCGGGTACAAGGTGATCCCGACCTTCACCACCCCGACCGATCCGAACAAGCCGGCGAACTTCGTCCTGTATCCGTTCAACATCGCGCCCAAGAACAGCAAGGACTGGGACAGCTATGCCCGCCTTGATGTCGGGCGCGAAATGGGCGGTTTCCTGAGCAAGATCGCGGCCGGTGGCGAATATCATTGGCGCAAGCGCGACTATGCGCGCCGCGACTTCACGGTCGACCCGGGCAAGGTGCCGCTGAACACCTTCGCCCCGAATGGCTATGAAGCGATGCCGTTCGACGACTTCCTAGACGGCGTATCGGGCAACGCGCCGCGCAACTGGCTGGTGCCGATCACCGACGTCTTCTACGACAAGCTGTTCACCAGCGCGGTGGCCAACGCGCCGCTGAGCGCGGGCGATCGGCGTGCGTCGTACATCGTCACCGAGAAGACGGCGAGCGGGTATGTCCGCGCCGATTATGCGCTTCCGCTCGGCAGCGTCGACGTGACCGGCAATGTCGGCGTGCGCTATGTCCACACCGATCAGGTAGCGAGCGGCACGCTGACCATCGGCACCGCGCCGACGCCGGCCAGCTTTCCGCAGACGTTCAGCAACTGGTTGCCCAGCTTTAACCTGCGCGCTGAATTGAGCCCGACGCTGGTCGCCCGCCTGGCCGCCAGCCGCGTGCTGACCCGGCCGAACGTGACACAGAGCGCGCCGCAGATCAGCGTGTCCACCGACGCGCCGACTGCCAGCGGCGGCAATCCCGAGCTCAAGCCGTTCCTCGCCACGCAGTTCGACGGGTCGCTGGAATGGTATTTCAGCCGAAAGGGGTCGGTGACCGGCGCGCTGTTCTACAAGGCGATGGACGATTACATCACCGCGCAGAACATCAACGTGGAGATCCCGGGGCGCGGCACGATCCTGCTGAGCACCCAGGTCAATGGTGGCGATGCCAAGGTCTATGGCGCAGAGGCCGCGTACAATCAGGTGTTCGACTTCCTGCCCGCGCCGTTCGACGGGCTGGGCTTCCAGGCGTCGTACACCCACACTTCGGTGAAGGCGAACTACACCGCCGGCGCGCGGCCGATCAAGGACGAGCTGATCGGCCTGTCGAAGAACAGCTTCAACATGGTCGGCTTCTACGATTACGGTCCGTTCTCGGCGCGGCTGTCCTATGTGTGGCGCGACAAGTATCTGGCCGGCACCGGCAGCACGACCCAGGCGCCCAATTACATCGACGCCTTCGGCTCGCTGGACGGCAACGTGTCGTTCCGCCTGACCGACAAGACGATGCTAAGCTTGGAGGCGATCAACATCGCCGGCGCGCGCCAGTATAGCTACAATGACCGCGAAGTGCGGTTCGGCGAAATCCATTATTGGGGCCGCACGGTTTTGTTCGGGATCCGCACCGAGTTCTGA
- a CDS encoding glutathione S-transferase, whose amino-acid sequence MRARLALAVGGTRCELREVTLRAKPAEMLTASPKGTVPVLVLPDGTVLDESIDIMRWALANRDPEAWLARNDSALIATNDGAFKHALDRYKYPERYGVDALAHRSQGLKFLRELEDRLTTSAQLCGATRGFADAAVMPFVRQFAAVDRLWFDAQPLPHLRAWLSGHMASDLFTAIMARVPPWSPGDPPVPFPLAPSGL is encoded by the coding sequence ATGCGGGCACGGCTCGCCCTGGCGGTAGGCGGCACGCGGTGCGAGCTGCGCGAGGTGACCCTGCGCGCCAAACCCGCGGAGATGCTCACCGCTTCTCCCAAGGGCACCGTGCCGGTCCTGGTCCTGCCCGACGGCACGGTGCTGGACGAGAGCATCGACATCATGCGCTGGGCGCTCGCGAACCGCGATCCCGAAGCATGGCTGGCGCGCAACGACTCCGCGCTGATCGCCACCAACGACGGCGCCTTCAAGCACGCCCTCGACCGATACAAATATCCCGAGCGCTACGGCGTGGATGCCCTGGCACACCGCAGCCAGGGACTGAAGTTCCTGCGCGAACTCGAAGATCGGCTGACCACCAGTGCCCAGCTATGCGGCGCCACCCGCGGGTTCGCCGACGCTGCGGTCATGCCATTCGTGCGCCAATTCGCCGCGGTCGACCGCTTGTGGTTCGACGCCCAGCCGCTTCCGCATCTCCGCGCCTGGCTGAGCGGACACATGGCATCGGATCTTTTCACTGCGATCATGGCGCGCGTCCCGCCATGGTCGCCCGGCGACCCGCCGGTCCCGTTCCCCCTCGCGCCTTCAGGGCTGTAG
- a CDS encoding rhodanese-related sulfurtransferase, translated as MDRPVSASPSPLRVAALYRFTRFPDCASMREPLEHLCRAQGVRGTLLLAPEGINGTIAGSEEGIATVLDHIRGLPDCADLDVKLSSAPTMPFHRMKVRLKREIVTMGEPGIDPRASAGTYVEPAQWNALISDPDTILIDTRNDYEVAIGTFQGAVDPKTATFRDFPKWFRRERERLLGAGKQPKVAMFCTGGIRCEKSTAFLKQEGVESVYHLQGGILKYLETVPEAESLWKGECFVFDQRVAIGHGLAQGSHELCHACRRPVSQQDLASPLYEAGVSCAACHGERTEAQRDSYRERHRQEALAAAQGQAHIGAAQP; from the coding sequence ATGGACCGTCCCGTTTCCGCCTCCCCTTCGCCGTTGCGCGTCGCCGCCTTGTACCGCTTCACGCGCTTTCCCGACTGCGCCAGCATGCGCGAGCCACTGGAGCACCTGTGCCGTGCACAGGGCGTTCGCGGCACCCTCCTGCTCGCGCCAGAGGGCATCAACGGTACGATCGCAGGCTCTGAAGAGGGCATCGCCACCGTCCTCGACCACATTCGCGGGCTGCCCGACTGCGCCGATCTCGACGTCAAGCTGTCGAGCGCGCCTACCATGCCCTTCCACCGGATGAAGGTGCGGCTGAAGCGGGAGATCGTAACGATGGGCGAGCCCGGCATCGATCCTCGCGCGAGCGCCGGGACCTATGTCGAGCCCGCGCAGTGGAACGCGCTGATCTCCGATCCCGACACCATCCTGATCGACACCCGCAATGACTATGAAGTCGCGATCGGCACCTTCCAGGGTGCGGTCGATCCCAAGACCGCCACCTTTCGCGACTTTCCCAAATGGTTTCGCCGCGAGCGCGAACGGCTGCTCGGCGCCGGCAAGCAGCCGAAGGTGGCGATGTTCTGCACCGGCGGCATACGCTGTGAGAAGTCGACCGCCTTCCTCAAGCAGGAAGGCGTGGAAAGCGTGTACCACCTCCAGGGCGGCATCCTGAAATATCTGGAAACCGTGCCCGAAGCGGAGAGCCTGTGGAAAGGCGAGTGCTTCGTGTTCGACCAGCGCGTCGCCATCGGCCACGGCCTCGCCCAGGGTAGCCACGAACTCTGCCATGCCTGCCGCCGCCCGGTCAGCCAGCAGGACCTCGCCTCCCCGCTCTACGAAGCCGGGGTGAGCTGTGCGGCCTGCCATGGCGAGCGGACCGAGGCGCAACGCGACTCTTACCGCGAGCGTCATCGGCAGGAGGCCCTCGCCGCCGCGCAAGGCCAGGCGCACATCGGCGCGGCGCAGCCCTGA
- a CDS encoding aldo/keto reductase: MRYNTLGRTGLFVSEICLGTMTFGGSGEDMWGKIGQLGQAESDALLAAAIEGGVNFIDTADVYAGGRSEEITGQAIRNLGVKRDEIVVATKGFGATGEGPNGRGASRYHLIDACKASLKRLQLDHVDLYQIHGFDPATPIEETLRALDTLVQHGHVRYVGVSNWAAWQIAKALGIAERLGLHRFASLQAYYTLVGRDLEREIAPMLLSEEVGLMVWSPLAGGFLSGKYSDGGSTDGRRAAFDFPPVDPERGDAVVAAMRPIAEARGVSVARIALAWLLHQRVVTSVIVGAKRPEQLADNLAATTVDLTTEELTSLDAVSKLASEYPGWMQERQGQQQRDLLAGRR; encoded by the coding sequence ATGCGCTACAATACGCTAGGCCGAACCGGCCTGTTCGTGTCGGAGATTTGCCTCGGCACCATGACGTTCGGCGGCAGCGGCGAGGACATGTGGGGCAAGATCGGGCAGCTCGGCCAAGCGGAGTCCGACGCGCTCCTGGCCGCCGCGATCGAGGGGGGCGTCAATTTCATCGACACTGCCGACGTTTATGCCGGAGGACGATCGGAGGAGATCACCGGCCAGGCGATCCGCAATCTCGGCGTCAAGCGTGACGAGATCGTGGTGGCGACCAAAGGCTTCGGCGCGACCGGCGAGGGTCCGAATGGCCGTGGCGCGTCGCGTTACCACCTGATCGATGCCTGCAAGGCCAGCTTGAAGCGCCTCCAGCTCGACCATGTCGATCTTTATCAGATCCACGGCTTCGATCCCGCGACGCCGATCGAGGAGACGTTGCGCGCACTCGACACGCTCGTCCAGCATGGCCACGTCCGCTATGTCGGAGTGTCGAACTGGGCCGCGTGGCAAATCGCCAAGGCTCTCGGCATTGCCGAGCGGTTGGGGCTGCACCGCTTCGCCTCGCTTCAGGCCTATTACACGCTGGTCGGGCGCGACCTGGAGCGGGAGATCGCGCCCATGCTGCTGTCCGAGGAAGTCGGCCTGATGGTCTGGAGCCCGCTGGCTGGGGGTTTTCTGTCGGGCAAGTATAGCGACGGCGGATCCACGGACGGCCGCCGTGCCGCCTTCGACTTTCCGCCGGTAGATCCGGAGCGTGGCGACGCGGTAGTCGCGGCGATGCGCCCGATAGCCGAGGCACGCGGGGTATCGGTAGCCCGCATCGCACTCGCCTGGCTATTGCATCAGCGCGTCGTGACCAGCGTGATCGTGGGTGCGAAGCGGCCCGAACAACTCGCGGACAATCTTGCGGCGACAACCGTGGACCTGACCACCGAAGAGCTCACCTCGCTCGACGCGGTCAGCAAGCTCGCGAGCGAATATCCCGGCTGGATGCAGGAGCGGCAGGGACAGCAGCAACGTGATCTTCTCGCCGGGCGTCGTTGA